From Methanomassiliicoccales archaeon LGM-RCC1, one genomic window encodes:
- a CDS encoding endonuclease III → MNSEEAVKAIDTILDHFELKDFEGIGYEGSTPYQILISTILSQQTTERNSRLASQKLFAVCPGPQEVYDASPERIEELVFSSGYYRQKTRCIKAVTKAIVEEFDGDVPDNAEDLMSLPGVGKKTAACVMRYAYNKPSVIVDTHINRVSQRLGISDSKKPEDTQKAIMETVPQDRWDDLDIAFIVLGRTCCRPKNPDCGNCPVSDLCENC, encoded by the coding sequence ATGAATTCTGAAGAAGCCGTGAAGGCCATCGATACCATCCTCGACCATTTCGAACTGAAGGATTTCGAGGGAATCGGCTATGAGGGATCCACCCCTTACCAGATCCTCATATCGACCATATTGTCGCAGCAGACTACCGAGCGCAACAGCAGGCTGGCTTCACAGAAGCTGTTCGCTGTATGTCCCGGCCCTCAGGAGGTCTATGACGCATCTCCCGAGAGGATCGAAGAGCTGGTGTTCAGCTCCGGATACTACAGGCAGAAGACCAGATGCATAAAGGCTGTCACTAAGGCCATCGTCGAGGAATTCGATGGCGATGTTCCCGACAACGCTGAGGATCTGATGAGCCTTCCCGGTGTCGGCAAGAAGACCGCTGCATGCGTCATGAGATATGCTTACAACAAGCCTTCCGTAATCGTCGACACCCATATCAACCGTGTCTCCCAAAGGCTGGGGATCTCCGATTCGAAGAAACCGGAGGACACTCAGAAGGCCATCATGGAGACCGTCCCTCAAGATAGATGGGATGATCTGGACATCGCATTCATAGTGTTAGGAAGAACATGCTGCCGTCCGAAGAATCCTGACTGCGGCAACTGCCCGGTATCTGACCTGTGCGAGAACTGCTGA
- a CDS encoding DUF1848 domain-containing protein — translation MIINTGGRTDIVQYFTPWLLKRFEEGYVLSRNPRFPDTVNRYELTPEKVDCVVFCSKNYEPILDDLHKITDRFNTYFFYTITAYGKDVEPGVPSIEDSIRTLKRLSEQVGRKRVVWRYDPVLLTEKYTIERHLETFGQLAKELSPYVSKCIFSFVQYYDKVPFNMPELIPFRGDDRERIAEGLGRIAEQNDLPIQACLCELDLSRFGVSQKACMTLDEMGEANGVEFRNIPHKGMRKGCHCIESRDIGWYDTCLNGCKYCYANKDPKRASDNYKDHDVDSPLLLGHLKESDKVQDGNQDSFLKKRPNLISLDDF, via the coding sequence ATGATAATCAACACCGGCGGAAGGACTGACATCGTCCAGTACTTCACCCCTTGGCTCCTGAAGAGGTTCGAGGAAGGATATGTTCTGTCCAGGAACCCAAGGTTCCCGGATACGGTAAACCGTTACGAGCTAACTCCTGAAAAGGTGGACTGCGTGGTGTTCTGCTCCAAGAACTATGAACCCATCCTTGACGATCTCCATAAGATAACCGACCGCTTCAACACCTACTTCTTCTACACCATAACCGCCTACGGCAAGGACGTGGAGCCGGGAGTACCTTCGATAGAGGACAGCATCCGTACGCTGAAGCGTCTATCGGAACAGGTAGGGAGGAAGAGGGTGGTGTGGAGATACGATCCCGTTCTTCTCACAGAGAAGTACACCATCGAGAGGCATCTGGAGACATTCGGACAGTTGGCAAAGGAATTATCTCCATACGTCAGCAAATGCATCTTCAGCTTCGTACAGTATTACGACAAGGTCCCGTTCAACATGCCCGAGCTAATCCCATTCAGAGGGGATGACAGAGAGCGTATAGCAGAGGGCCTGGGCCGGATAGCTGAGCAGAACGATCTCCCGATACAGGCATGCCTGTGCGAACTCGATCTTAGCCGCTTCGGAGTAAGTCAGAAGGCCTGCATGACCTTGGACGAGATGGGAGAGGCCAATGGAGTGGAGTTCCGTAACATCCCTCATAAGGGCATGAGGAAGGGATGCCATTGCATCGAGAGCAGGGACATAGGCTGGTACGACACCTGTCTGAACGGATGCAAGTATTGCTATGCCAACAAGGATCCCAAGAGAGCATCAGACAATTACAAGGATCATGACGTGGATTCGCCGTTGCTCTTAGGGCATCTAAAGGAGAGCGACAAGGTGCAGGACGGGAATCAGGATTCCTTCTTGAAGAAGAGGCCGAATCTCATAAGCTTGGACGATTTCTGA
- a CDS encoding valine--tRNA ligase, translated as MAYDSASIEKHWQDVWRDDKHYRFDPKSDKPVFSIDCPPRYTSGPLHLGHATGYSMIDFAARYKRMNGFNVFFPLCFDVNGTPIEVKVEKKHGINKLDTPRQEYRRLCEEFANGFIEQMTHDYEMLGESMDPSIYYQTDAPYYRRITQLSFVNLFKRGLVYKANFPVNWCPSCMTALADAEVEYKDNVNKLNYIKFYFADNKDEYMLIATTRPELLCTCKAVAVHPDDKEKSKLVGKELVTPLFGRKVKIISDPKVKMDYGTGNVMICTIGDKDDLEWTMKYKFEMEKGIDEQGKMTELAGKYCGMPVLEAREAAIQDLKDQGFMVKQEDNPQQVSICWRCHTPIEFLQVPQWFLKTTDFKEQVLKRADEINWFPEFMKVRLQDWTNSLSWDWVLSRQRVFATPIPVWECEKCGHAVCATEEMCYCDPTLDDAPVDKCPECGGKMIGCTDVFDTWMDSSGSSLYNTFWGRDEELHKKLFPMSLRPQSHDIIRTWAFYSILRADQIENSIPWENIMIHGFIMAPDGTPMHSSIGNVIDPIPILEKYGADALRYYVTTCSLGMDTAFREKDVIRGSKICNKVYNIGQFASKFIHDVPEKCDSLRLSDRWIISKYSKTVKEVTDSMEVYEFDKAMRVLEDFIWHELADNYIEMVKGRDDDAVRYTIYNVLLGSMKLLAPMMPFISEEVYQSHLRQIDGGKSIHLTCWPKSIFIDEQAEADGEKLAEVIAQIRAWKGEKKIPLNQELAMVEFVGKDLKFLESSVQDLKDTTKAKDVKVEAEAKLSEEVIAVKPVHAKLGPAYKGQAKAIVSAVAAMDVKDAAARLESGALEIEADGETLTVPAEFFQLEKALMLEGKSVETIQIGDVLVLIEQ; from the coding sequence ATGGCATACGATTCAGCTTCTATTGAAAAGCATTGGCAGGATGTGTGGAGGGACGACAAGCACTACCGTTTCGATCCCAAATCAGACAAGCCTGTCTTCAGCATCGACTGTCCTCCCAGATACACATCCGGACCGCTCCATCTTGGACACGCGACCGGATACTCCATGATCGACTTCGCAGCACGTTACAAGAGGATGAACGGATTCAACGTGTTCTTCCCTCTCTGTTTCGATGTCAACGGAACCCCGATCGAGGTCAAGGTCGAGAAGAAGCACGGAATCAACAAGCTCGACACTCCTAGACAGGAGTACAGGAGGCTTTGCGAAGAGTTCGCCAACGGCTTCATCGAGCAGATGACTCACGATTATGAGATGCTCGGGGAATCCATGGACCCCAGCATCTACTACCAGACGGACGCCCCTTACTACAGGAGGATCACTCAGCTTTCCTTCGTCAACCTGTTCAAGAGGGGACTCGTCTACAAGGCTAACTTCCCTGTCAACTGGTGCCCCAGCTGTATGACCGCTCTGGCGGATGCTGAGGTCGAGTACAAGGACAACGTGAACAAGCTGAATTACATCAAGTTCTACTTCGCCGACAACAAGGACGAGTACATGCTCATCGCCACTACCAGGCCCGAGCTGCTCTGTACCTGTAAGGCCGTGGCGGTGCACCCCGACGACAAGGAGAAGTCCAAGCTCGTCGGCAAGGAGCTGGTAACGCCTCTGTTCGGCAGGAAGGTCAAGATCATCTCCGACCCCAAGGTCAAGATGGATTACGGAACCGGAAACGTCATGATCTGTACCATCGGAGACAAGGACGATCTCGAATGGACCATGAAGTACAAGTTCGAGATGGAGAAGGGAATCGACGAGCAGGGCAAGATGACCGAGCTCGCCGGCAAGTACTGCGGCATGCCTGTTTTGGAGGCCAGGGAGGCCGCCATTCAGGACCTCAAGGATCAGGGATTCATGGTCAAGCAGGAGGACAACCCGCAGCAGGTCTCCATCTGTTGGAGATGTCACACACCCATCGAGTTCCTGCAGGTCCCCCAGTGGTTCCTGAAGACCACGGATTTCAAGGAGCAGGTCCTCAAGAGGGCGGACGAGATCAACTGGTTCCCCGAGTTCATGAAGGTCAGGCTCCAGGACTGGACCAACTCCCTCAGCTGGGATTGGGTCCTAAGCAGGCAGCGTGTGTTCGCCACGCCCATCCCCGTTTGGGAGTGCGAGAAGTGCGGCCATGCCGTATGCGCTACAGAGGAGATGTGCTACTGCGACCCCACACTGGATGATGCCCCTGTGGACAAGTGTCCCGAGTGCGGCGGAAAGATGATCGGATGCACCGATGTGTTCGACACATGGATGGACTCTTCCGGATCATCCCTGTACAACACATTCTGGGGAAGGGACGAGGAGCTGCACAAGAAGCTGTTCCCCATGAGCCTCAGGCCCCAGTCTCACGATATCATCAGGACATGGGCATTCTATTCCATACTCAGGGCAGACCAGATCGAGAACTCGATCCCCTGGGAGAACATCATGATCCACGGATTCATCATGGCTCCAGACGGAACCCCGATGCACTCATCGATCGGAAACGTCATCGACCCCATACCGATCCTCGAGAAGTACGGAGCAGATGCTCTGAGGTACTACGTCACCACATGCTCCCTCGGAATGGACACGGCCTTCAGGGAGAAGGATGTGATCCGCGGAAGCAAGATATGCAACAAGGTCTACAACATCGGCCAGTTCGCATCCAAGTTCATCCACGACGTGCCGGAGAAGTGCGATTCGCTTAGGCTCTCGGACAGGTGGATCATCAGCAAGTACTCCAAGACCGTGAAGGAGGTCACCGACTCCATGGAGGTCTACGAGTTCGACAAGGCCATGAGGGTCCTCGAGGACTTCATCTGGCATGAGCTGGCTGACAACTACATCGAGATGGTCAAGGGAAGGGACGACGACGCTGTCAGGTACACCATCTACAATGTCCTGCTAGGAAGCATGAAGCTCCTGGCCCCTATGATGCCCTTCATCTCGGAGGAGGTCTACCAGTCGCACCTCAGGCAGATCGACGGCGGAAAGTCAATCCACCTGACCTGCTGGCCCAAATCCATCTTCATCGACGAGCAGGCCGAGGCGGACGGAGAGAAGCTGGCCGAGGTCATCGCCCAGATCCGTGCATGGAAGGGAGAGAAGAAGATCCCGCTCAACCAGGAGCTCGCGATGGTGGAGTTCGTCGGAAAGGACCTGAAGTTCCTCGAGAGCTCAGTCCAGGACTTGAAGGACACCACCAAGGCCAAGGATGTCAAGGTCGAGGCCGAGGCGAAGCTGTCCGAGGAGGTCATCGCTGTGAAGCCTGTGCACGCCAAGCTCGGTCCCGCATACAAGGGACAGGCCAAAGCGATCGTGTCCGCAGTCGCGGCGATGGATGTCAAGGATGCAGCTGCAAGGCTCGAGTCCGGCGCATTGGAGATCGAGGCGGACGGAGAGACTCTCACCGTTCCGGCCGAGTTCTTCCAGCTGGAGAAGGCCCTCATGCTGGAAGGAAAGTCCGTCGAGACCATCCAGATCGGCGACGTGCTCGTTCTCATCGAGCAGTGA
- a CDS encoding GNAT family N-acetyltransferase codes for MQLSTPRLILRPWVVTDAEALYEMARDPSIGELAGWKPHESIEESREIINTVFAKPLVFAVVLRNMNRPIGCVGLDKDPKILRKGPKDAELGYWIGRSYWNHGYATEAIMEVLRLAFEDEGVSKVWCQSLDDNAQSARVQEKCGFGFDHRGVFENPYVGEVVTCVSVLSRKDWAKSRTN; via the coding sequence ATGCAGCTCAGCACCCCCCGTCTGATCCTGAGGCCTTGGGTCGTCACCGACGCAGAGGCCCTTTATGAGATGGCAAGGGACCCCTCGATAGGCGAGTTGGCAGGGTGGAAGCCCCACGAATCCATCGAGGAGAGCAGGGAGATCATCAACACTGTTTTCGCGAAGCCTTTGGTATTTGCAGTCGTTCTCCGCAATATGAACAGGCCCATCGGGTGCGTAGGTCTGGACAAGGATCCGAAGATCCTCAGGAAAGGCCCCAAGGACGCCGAGCTGGGCTATTGGATCGGACGCAGCTACTGGAACCACGGCTACGCCACCGAGGCCATCATGGAGGTCCTGCGTCTCGCATTCGAGGATGAGGGAGTTTCGAAGGTGTGGTGTCAATCCCTTGATGACAACGCCCAATCCGCCAGGGTCCAAGAGAAGTGCGGATTCGGTTTCGACCACAGGGGGGTCTTCGAGAATCCGTACGTAGGCGAAGTGGTGACCTGCGTATCCGTACTGTCCAGGAAGGACTGGGCCAAGTCCCGCACCAACTGA
- a CDS encoding CBS domain-containing protein, whose protein sequence is MGVKDLEDLKKLSMLRSQIDGISVEKIMSTEFPTIDSNSSIANALSVMKETKYQDLPVVDNGTYLGVVTYSSILRKKSVSLDAKVKNLIRNIQTATVELEITKLAEMFISNNCRQIPIMNGKKIIGVVQRNKIIDIVRDIKALKEIKVWEIMTNPVEAVKVHDLMDDALDMMINEDIRTLPVIDETDRVVGVVGMKEIIDNNWKKDNKTIGDLAKSSRSQITVESIATTSAKTIEWDSDVAEAVSIMVENGFSTLPVVESNALVGVITEYDVLELISACRERDMLFVQISGLEDDEKDYTDAIYKDIEAMISKVSKIYKPESLNIHVSRYNEVGGNPKYSITARLYVNGTGIMMKEVGYDLTKTMSDLIKKLEAAVVDMKESKVSFRNRRK, encoded by the coding sequence ATGGGTGTAAAGGACCTAGAAGATCTGAAGAAGCTATCCATGTTGAGATCGCAGATCGACGGCATTTCCGTCGAGAAGATTATGTCCACAGAATTCCCGACCATCGATTCTAACTCCTCCATCGCGAACGCACTGTCCGTGATGAAGGAAACCAAGTACCAGGACCTCCCGGTAGTTGACAACGGAACCTATCTCGGCGTAGTGACATATTCCTCGATCCTCAGGAAGAAGAGCGTGTCTTTGGATGCAAAGGTCAAGAACCTGATACGCAACATCCAGACTGCAACCGTAGAGCTCGAGATAACCAAGCTCGCGGAGATGTTCATAAGCAACAACTGCAGACAGATCCCGATAATGAACGGGAAGAAGATCATCGGAGTGGTTCAGAGGAACAAGATCATCGATATCGTCAGGGACATCAAGGCCCTGAAGGAGATCAAGGTCTGGGAGATCATGACCAACCCGGTCGAGGCCGTCAAGGTCCATGACCTCATGGACGATGCGCTCGACATGATGATCAACGAGGACATCAGAACGCTGCCAGTCATCGATGAGACCGACCGTGTGGTCGGAGTCGTCGGAATGAAGGAGATCATCGACAACAACTGGAAGAAGGACAACAAGACCATCGGGGACCTGGCGAAGAGCTCAAGATCGCAGATCACCGTTGAGTCCATAGCGACCACCAGTGCGAAGACCATCGAGTGGGATTCGGACGTGGCCGAGGCCGTTTCGATAATGGTGGAGAACGGATTCTCCACCCTGCCCGTTGTCGAGAGCAATGCACTGGTCGGTGTGATCACCGAGTACGATGTGCTAGAGTTGATCTCCGCATGCAGGGAGAGGGACATGCTCTTCGTGCAGATCAGCGGTCTGGAGGATGACGAGAAGGATTACACTGACGCCATCTACAAGGACATCGAGGCCATGATCTCGAAGGTCTCCAAGATATACAAGCCGGAGTCCCTCAACATCCACGTCTCGAGGTACAACGAGGTAGGAGGCAACCCCAAGTACAGCATCACCGCCAGGCTCTACGTGAACGGCACTGGTATCATGATGAAGGAAGTGGGATACGACCTCACCAAGACCATGTCGGACCTGATCAAGAAGCTGGAAGCAGCAGTGGTCGACATGAAGGAATCAAAGGTATCCTTCCGCAACAGAAGGAAGTAA
- the glyS gene encoding glycine--tRNA ligase: protein MADNSSNDLMSVCKRRGFIWPSFEMYGGVAGMYDYGPLGCALKNNIVEMWRSIYKGREGFVEIDSETVNPREVFKASGHLDNFADLITYCQKCQAPYRADQMVKDFYDNPDILTPKQLEEAFVEHKIKCPACGGELGPVEEFNLMFRTNIGPGNARVGYMRPETAQGIFVNYSNLYRYNREKLPMGVIQTGRSYRNEIAPRQGMIRMREFNQMEVELFVDPEDKDWTRFPEIENGMLDLIPNTTLKLTTMSVKDAVEKGVIANRVLAYFVYTTKQLLLSLGIDEKRLRFREHEKDEMAHYAADCWDAEVLLSYGWTEIVGIADRGNWDLSRHAQFSGQDLSHFKKYDEPKEMEVEKINPNSKLLGPTFKGKAKAISEAISALPPSAIQDGKLKVTVDGEDIELTSEYFEVVKRVEKVTGDRVIPHVIEPSHGLDRIFYSVLEHAYTYDEKEDYVVLKLAPAVAPIKVGVFPLMEKDGLDTVAKQIYESIHSSRVEAYYDGSGTIGRRYARMDEVGTPWCITVDYDSLQDNTVTIRDRDTTEQKRIKIADAPRIVDELLAGKSFDQL, encoded by the coding sequence TTGGCAGACAACAGCAGCAACGATCTGATGTCGGTATGCAAGCGCAGGGGATTCATCTGGCCCTCGTTCGAGATGTATGGCGGAGTCGCCGGTATGTATGACTACGGCCCGTTGGGCTGCGCCCTGAAGAACAACATCGTGGAGATGTGGAGGTCCATATACAAGGGAAGGGAAGGTTTCGTCGAGATCGATTCCGAGACCGTCAACCCCAGGGAGGTCTTCAAGGCCTCCGGTCACCTGGACAATTTCGCTGATCTGATCACATACTGTCAGAAATGTCAGGCCCCCTATAGGGCCGATCAGATGGTCAAGGATTTCTACGACAATCCCGACATCCTCACCCCCAAACAGCTGGAGGAGGCGTTCGTGGAGCACAAGATCAAGTGCCCCGCCTGCGGAGGAGAGCTCGGACCCGTCGAGGAGTTCAACCTGATGTTCAGGACGAACATCGGACCCGGGAACGCCCGTGTCGGATACATGAGGCCGGAGACGGCCCAGGGTATATTCGTCAACTACTCCAACCTGTACCGCTACAACAGGGAGAAGCTCCCCATGGGAGTCATCCAGACCGGTAGGAGCTACAGGAACGAGATCGCACCCAGGCAGGGTATGATCCGTATGAGGGAGTTCAACCAGATGGAGGTCGAGCTTTTCGTCGACCCTGAGGACAAGGACTGGACCAGATTCCCCGAGATAGAGAACGGGATGCTGGACCTCATCCCCAACACCACGCTGAAGCTTACGACGATGTCCGTCAAGGATGCCGTGGAGAAGGGCGTGATCGCCAACCGTGTTCTCGCTTACTTCGTGTACACGACAAAGCAGCTCTTGCTGTCCCTGGGAATCGATGAGAAGAGGCTCAGGTTCAGGGAGCACGAGAAGGACGAGATGGCCCACTATGCGGCCGACTGCTGGGATGCAGAGGTCCTTCTCTCCTACGGTTGGACCGAGATCGTCGGTATCGCCGACAGGGGCAACTGGGATCTCTCCAGGCATGCCCAGTTCTCCGGACAGGACCTTTCGCATTTCAAGAAGTACGACGAGCCCAAGGAGATGGAGGTCGAGAAGATCAACCCCAACAGCAAGCTCCTGGGCCCCACGTTCAAAGGCAAGGCCAAGGCAATCTCCGAGGCCATCAGCGCACTCCCGCCCTCTGCCATCCAGGACGGTAAGCTGAAGGTCACGGTGGACGGCGAGGACATCGAGCTCACGAGCGAGTACTTCGAAGTCGTCAAGAGGGTCGAGAAGGTCACTGGCGACAGGGTCATCCCGCACGTCATTGAGCCGTCCCACGGGCTCGACAGGATATTCTACTCCGTCCTGGAGCACGCGTACACCTACGACGAGAAAGAGGACTACGTCGTCCTGAAGCTGGCCCCTGCGGTCGCACCGATCAAGGTCGGAGTCTTCCCCCTCATGGAGAAGGACGGTCTGGACACCGTTGCGAAGCAGATCTACGAGAGCATCCACAGCAGCAGGGTCGAGGCATACTATGACGGATCGGGAACCATCGGAAGGAGATACGCCCGCATGGACGAGGTCGGAACGCCCTGGTGCATAACCGTCGACTACGACTCGTTGCAGGACAATACCGTCACCATAAGGGACAGGGACACCACGGAGCAGAAACGCATCAAGATCGCGGACGCCCCGAGGATCGTCGACGAACTGCTGGCAGGGAAGTCCTTCGACCAGCTCTGA
- a CDS encoding CBS domain-containing protein: MSKTVADIMVPAPIVVEVPGTRSDAINMMVRNKLTGLPVVRESDGQLMGIVSRRDIFRKFEEDQLSLIMKKEITTITPDTSIEEAARIFYERRFHRLPVVEDGKLVGIITPTDLLKIISGMKTTLTAEDVMNTTCVTAYEEEPLTYTIPAMRVSDVTALPVLDAHGVLVGIITDRDLFDDQIKDDEALKALGITDEDNLAGYRNVLPLFYAATDSNLLEGKLVKDFMVSDPLTIFKKTTLSEVATVMLNHDFGQVPVHGTKDELEGMIYDVDVLKALLK, from the coding sequence ATGAGTAAAACGGTAGCAGACATCATGGTGCCCGCACCCATCGTGGTCGAGGTACCCGGAACACGCAGCGATGCCATCAACATGATGGTGAGGAACAAGCTGACCGGTCTTCCGGTCGTCCGCGAGTCGGACGGACAGCTCATGGGAATTGTCTCCAGGAGGGACATCTTCCGCAAGTTCGAGGAGGACCAGCTCTCGCTCATCATGAAGAAGGAGATCACCACGATCACTCCCGACACCAGCATCGAGGAGGCAGCCAGGATATTCTACGAGAGAAGGTTCCACAGGCTCCCCGTCGTCGAGGACGGAAAATTGGTCGGAATCATCACACCCACCGACCTCCTGAAGATCATCAGCGGCATGAAGACCACTCTCACGGCAGAGGATGTCATGAACACCACCTGCGTCACAGCTTACGAAGAGGAGCCTCTGACATACACGATCCCCGCAATGAGGGTCAGCGACGTCACCGCACTTCCTGTGCTCGATGCTCACGGCGTATTGGTCGGAATCATCACGGACCGTGACCTCTTCGATGACCAGATCAAGGATGACGAGGCCCTCAAGGCACTCGGAATCACAGATGAGGACAACCTCGCAGGCTACAGGAACGTCCTGCCGCTGTTCTATGCGGCCACGGACTCCAACCTCCTGGAGGGCAAGCTGGTCAAGGACTTCATGGTCTCCGATCCTCTGACGATATTCAAGAAGACCACTCTCTCAGAGGTGGCGACAGTCATGCTCAACCACGACTTCGGACAGGTACCGGTTCACGGAACCAAGGACGAGCTCGAGGGAATGATCTACGACGTCGATGTACTCAAAGCCCTTCTGAAGTGA
- a CDS encoding universal stress protein — translation MAFGKILVPTDGSEYTKPAIKQAVELAKLTGGEITALYVLDQTVLTNMPMDTAVMNVYKTLEKEGQEAVDFVLNEAKEAGVPVTVAVKEGTPVKVILEESPNYDVIVMGTLGRTGMSKLLMGSVAERVVRAASCPVMVVRAPEAN, via the coding sequence ATGGCATTCGGCAAGATCCTGGTACCCACAGATGGAAGCGAATACACAAAGCCAGCGATCAAACAGGCTGTTGAGCTGGCCAAGTTGACAGGAGGAGAGATTACAGCATTGTATGTTCTGGACCAGACAGTCCTTACGAACATGCCGATGGACACAGCGGTCATGAACGTCTACAAGACGCTGGAGAAGGAAGGACAGGAGGCAGTGGACTTCGTGCTCAATGAGGCGAAGGAAGCAGGCGTCCCCGTCACAGTGGCCGTCAAGGAAGGAACCCCTGTCAAAGTGATCCTCGAGGAATCTCCGAACTACGACGTAATCGTGATGGGAACTCTGGGAAGGACCGGAATGTCAAAGCTCCTCATGGGAAGCGTGGCAGAGAGGGTCGTTAGAGCCGCATCATGCCCCGTCATGGTCGTAAGAGCCCCGGAGGCTAACTGA
- a CDS encoding deaminase: MRIDRNVSDFIAGGFILEHGTFEPCTVICESGVAKVEHTIPDRCDFKALFIKDMVNVHTHCGDYGLDVKPGMTLEELVAPPNGLKHRYLAELTDDGLKDNISRFDVASASYGSASFIDFREGGVEGCRMLRACSKDAVILGRPVSKEYDPQEIHDILEVADGIGLPSISDMPMSYIESVADDVRRDRKIFSIHASERVREDIDSILSLDPAFVVHMCEATDGDLAKCAEAEVPIAVCPTSNGYFGKQSPVGRMIDNGVDIGLGTDNGMLCEPDLVSEASKLSKILTIQGYDPNEAWKALSNFGGKLLYRTKQMEEGAQNSYLTVIPSWENGMSEGGPERAFRAITKRGVD; the protein is encoded by the coding sequence ATGCGCATCGACAGGAACGTTTCCGATTTCATCGCAGGAGGTTTCATCCTGGAGCACGGAACGTTCGAGCCGTGCACCGTGATATGCGAATCAGGTGTGGCGAAGGTTGAGCACACCATTCCCGACAGATGCGATTTCAAAGCATTGTTCATCAAGGACATGGTCAACGTGCACACCCATTGCGGTGATTACGGCCTCGATGTGAAGCCCGGGATGACTCTCGAGGAACTGGTGGCTCCCCCGAACGGTCTGAAGCACAGATATCTGGCCGAACTGACCGATGACGGTCTGAAGGACAACATCTCCAGATTCGACGTAGCGTCGGCATCATACGGTTCCGCCTCGTTCATAGATTTCAGGGAAGGAGGCGTAGAGGGATGCAGGATGCTGCGCGCATGCAGCAAAGACGCAGTAATCCTCGGCAGACCGGTATCGAAGGAATACGATCCGCAGGAGATCCACGATATACTGGAGGTCGCAGACGGAATAGGTCTTCCCAGCATCTCCGACATGCCGATGTCCTACATCGAATCGGTCGCGGACGATGTCCGCAGGGATAGGAAGATATTCTCGATCCATGCGAGCGAAAGGGTCAGGGAAGACATCGATTCGATCCTGTCATTGGATCCCGCGTTCGTCGTCCATATGTGCGAGGCGACCGATGGCGATCTGGCCAAATGCGCTGAGGCGGAGGTGCCCATAGCTGTGTGTCCAACATCGAACGGGTACTTCGGGAAGCAATCCCCGGTGGGAAGGATGATCGATAACGGAGTTGACATAGGGCTCGGAACGGACAACGGGATGCTCTGCGAACCCGATCTCGTCTCGGAGGCATCGAAACTGTCTAAGATCCTCACCATCCAGGGGTACGATCCCAACGAAGCTTGGAAGGCCCTTTCCAACTTCGGGGGCAAGTTATTATATCGCACGAAACAAATGGAGGAAGGAGCACAGAACAGCTATCTTACCGTCATTCCCAGTTGGGAAAACGGAATGTCCGAGGGAGGACCTGAAAGAGCGTTCCGTGCGATAACCAAGAGAGGAGTGGATTGA